The following is a genomic window from Doryrhamphus excisus isolate RoL2022-K1 chromosome 3, RoL_Dexc_1.0, whole genome shotgun sequence.
GCAATAGCACATGCCTTCCCTGGCGTTGCCTAGCAACCTCTGGGCTCCTGACATGCAGCACTGGCCCTCCACCCCACGTCTCCCTGTTTATTGCATaaaacacatagacacacacacaacgcaATGTACCGATAAACAGTCTTTGTGTAGCAATAACATCAAGTGTCACATTTTCACACTGTCTGTCTGGCTGGTGTGGTCCACTTGCAGACCTCCCGTTTATGGAACAAGCTCGCCATCTGGCCGCACGACGAGTGGAAGTTGGCTGTGCGAGGCATAATGACAAAACTTTACAATCATCATCCTCATTGAGGGGGAGTgagctgttagcatgtagctAATAGCTCAGCTCAACATTGACATTGTTTGAAAGTTTAAGAACACTGATTGATACAtatggttattattttttttattattttgtaactaaatatttacattattcttaTTCCACCTCTTTTTTTGACACTCGCTTACATTTTTCAATCGATTGAAACCATTACGACATGGATACATTCAGCTCATAGAGGACATGGTTTTCTATTGacatattccaaaaattccacattttctgtAAAACAGATTTGCCTTAAAGAGGACTGagtatgctttttccacttttctgtagttagaatgttgtatccttgtgttaaactatgccaaagtttcagataaggagGTTTGCACATCTGGAAGTATATCGCAACCGACAAATTTAATACATTGCCTTGCATTCCTCATGAGGCTACACTCTTCTGTACTATGTGTATGCTAGTGACCATGCCTCAACCCACCATGGCAAAGAcactcactccgttcatgccattgttctatggtaCAAACACGTcatgtgctgaaaccaatgcacagagtgaatccTCTTCCTGGCTCGTTGGCGAACATGGCAATAATATTTTACATCTATCAATATCatcaatttaatatttttttgtgtgactaattaattttataatcgTCCCAGGCCTATTGTCCATGATACAGTTTTTTCCTCAACGTGAAAGCTTGTCATGTTTCTAAAAACTCACaacatcttgtgacacccctatgaATTAATAAGTCACtgttcatggttgaatacagcctattattactaagcaaaatgtatttttgaggggctaaattaagcattttcaagcataaatatggctaaaagacaaatataagtcattcagaagatgcattcaaagatgttgggATGGTACAGCATGTAATATTATACACAGACCATGACGTGTTGACTTTGGCTTTTATTAGCCCCTTATTAGTAACTACCAACAGGCAAAATACAGTCAACTATTGATCTCTGATGTCTATTCCtgaaatgtcttatttatttcttaaatggcctattttctcttatgtctatttgggtaatataagtgttATGACtgagtgattataggggtgttatttcatgtttagagggctctatgTTAAAGCCATATGCTCGAGCTACAAAATAATATTCGATTTATAACTCCTagtacaaaatgacaaaattctaTTTGACTCCTCCTTTATGGAAATTCCCACGGctgggtctgaaaccaattagcGATGAACTAAggattattgtattgtattatcatGACTTATTCAGGACAAAAGAGAACATTATGGTAGTTTGATGTCTTGATTAATTTGTCAGTGGACACATAAAATGTGTTACAATATGGGCTGCAGGTGGCGCTGCAGACACACTGACTTCCTGATAAAGCTTTCAAATGATCCTCTTTGAAAATGAGACCTCTATCTAGGAAGATGTGGGACGTGCAGAACATCAGtgtgtttatttaatgttatcCAGTCATAAGGATGCGGCATTCTAATATGAATACTACAAACATGTTTAAAACAATGACAGACACGTGAACATGTGGTGCCTCCACTTGTCACGTTCATACACCGCAGCGCCTAAAAGTGAAGGAAACATTGATTATTCATGCAGTGGGCGGACCACCCCCACTCGTGTTGACATGTAAGTCCACTCACACTTCAGGGGACAGCGTCACATTGAGCCAGCGCGTTCTTGTGACTGTCCATTCACTCCAAACATCAACGTTGGGAATGTACTCCATGTCCGCACGGCAAGTCTTCACCTCCAAGGCCGTAAACGGAGACGATGGGAAGCCGAGTCACGTCGACGTCGGTCCACGCAGGCATCACGCCATCCAACATGGCCGGCCACAGGTCCATGCATCGCTTGCCACGTTCACCGCCTGCACAGTGCCGGCTTCCTGCCGTGCTCGCAGCCGCTTCCTCAACCTGCGCGACAGTGTCAAGAAAAGTCCCACCAAGAGCACAGCCAAGGTGGAGACTCGTTCCGAGATTCCATGGGTGCCCTTCGCCTATGGCAAGGTAGACTGAGAGGTTAGAGATACAAACCTCATCGCTTTGTCATTAAGTTGCCGGCCTGGACCATTCCAAATGTTCCTAGTTGGATGTCTTCTGGAACTTGGTTGCTTGTGATTGAATCATGATTGACTCAGAACAGGAAGTGCATGGAAATAAAAGAGTTTGTGGTAGAATATTCTTGACTCACTGGACATATACTTCTTCGTGGCATTTATGGCTCCAAAGATAGTTTGAAGTGGAGTACATGCTCCCAGGGATCAGTGGTGTTGAAGGAAACATTTGTGAATATTTGTTGTTTGATGATGGTTTGTGGTTTGCGGCGTCGAGCGTGGCCCAGTGGATCAATGTGGTCGATGCACACTAATTTTAGCCACGCTGGGTTTTCCATGAGGCCTCTCTTGAGCAGAGCAGAGTAGCCGTTCCTGCTGGCAGCTTGGTGAGGTCCTGCTCTTGCATAATAGAGGTCACCGTGATGAAGGCTGGTCATCCTCATCCTGCTTTCACAAGACTAATAGATAACTGCTACTTACTGTATTTAAAGGGGATCCTCCACGTTGTGGAAGTGACTTGCATGTCAACATTTTGTAGGGTACGAGAACTTCACAAAATCTCTTGTAAGTTGACCTTTTGAAACTTTAAGACCTTGCTGAGTGTCCGGCGGCAATCAGTAACTGCTGTTCTGTACCATTTGTTGATTTGTCTTGAAAATTGCAGGCAGGAAGTGCTCTTGGATGTAAGAATTGTGTATAATGGgaagctgttgttgttgttttctgggAGCGAACGATCTACTATAAACGTTCAATGCTCCTCTGCTCTTGACAAcaaagaatgaatgaacacatccCAGTCCAATGCCGGATTGTCCAATATTCATTTCTTCTTTACTGTCCAATGCTGAGAGTGTGAACAAGTTACACCTTTTATTCTTCATGTCGTCACGTAAGTCAGGACTGGAACTGTGATGGCGGAGCATTCAAGACAGTACAACCTTCGGACATGATGTTTTTATTGTCCATCTGAGACATGTCCTCTGATGCCATCGTGTCTCCTCTCTTCAGGCCAATCCGCCCCCTGTGATGGTGAACGCAGACAGTCTGGACACTCCCCCTTATGTGAGTGTGGTACCTAAACACAACACGCCCTTCACAGTAGTACACCTATATACCCATTGTAGATATACTTACTGGAAGTACACCTACATCTAGTACACTCGGTCAATATACTGCAAGTATACTTAAATGTAGTACATTTATAGGAAATAATACACtcctaagataagataagatatgcctttattcgtccctcagcagcaagagtacagagtcagttaagcagtacaaaatacacaatatagaaaaataaacaatataaacaacccaagtattaacaaaatccacagttatatacaatacagtatgtatatatatgaaacTAGTCATAAATATACTTACATGAAGTACAGTTATAATGAATATACTCACAGGAAGTATGCCTACATGTACATAGGAAGTACACCCATAGTGGCAGCCATccatatgtgtttgtgtgtttatgtgtgcacatgtgtgcaGGTGAATGGAACCGAGGCAGACTATGAGTATGAGGAGATCACATTGGAGAGGGTAAGTGGGCCGCAGTTCAGAACAACACCTCTTACAGTAGATATTGTAATGTTCTATTGGACCATATTGTGACTGAAGATAaacgtatatactgtatgtaatgaTTTGCATCGCCTCTGCTGTCATCAGGGGAATTCGGGTCTAGGCTTCAGCATCGCGGGTGGCATAGACAACCCCCACATCGGTGAAGACCCCAGCATCTTTATCACCAAAGTCATCCCGGGGGGCGCTGCTGCGCAAGATGGACGGCTCAGGTGAGAGGAAGACATGGTGTGTGTTactcccaacccccccccccgtggcaGCTTGCTGCTTTCATTGGCTTATTCATAATTGAACAGCTTGGTGTCGCCTGACGTAGGTGCTGCTGCTGATAATCATGCTCTCAGGTGTCTTGGTTAgtggagaagaaaatatatttttgtacacaaGCACTAGCACATTAGTCTGTGTCCATAtggggtatggggggggggggggggggggggttgagtgtGAACATCACTAAGTGCTTCTGGTTCTTCAGGGTCAACGATGTCATCTTGCGTGTCAATGAGGTTGATGTTCGCGATGTAACGCACAGTCGGGCCGTGGAGGCGCTAAAGGAGGCGGGTTCTCTAGTTCGACTGTATGTACGCCGGAGGAAACCAGTCTCTGAGAAAGTGATGGAGATCAAACTGGTGAAAGGACCCAAAGGTGAAAAACTGCACTCACCCAAAAATCCCACAGTGTGGCGGTCTGTGTGATGGAGATCTATCTGCTTGTCCTGCTTATCAGGTCTGGGCTTCAGTATAGCGGGCGGAGTGGGAAACCAGCACATCCCAGGCGACAACAGCATCTACGTGACCAAGATCATTGAGAGTGGAGCCGCCCATAAAGATGGCCGACTGCAGATTGGAGACAAGCTTCTTGCTGTAAGGATTCTTgttcattcatcatcatcaccaaccATGTTCAGTGTTGTGTGCTGTGTCCCATATATATAGTTGTGTTTCAGCTTACAAACTTCCTCTACACCTCTTGGTATTGTAAGTTTTCCTAGGATTTTCTGGGATTAGGCCCTGGGGATCGGGCTTTTGTTGATATGGAATCAATTTGCTGCTTGCTTCCTGGTGTTTTGGGGTTGTTGTCTTgttgaaaacacacattttgggGACACTTGCGTTTCAGCACAAAGCACCATGACTTCTTCAAGTGTTGTGATATATGCAAACTTCTCCATAATCCctcttatcacatactacagtattcattggccctgtaccctagaaaccgcccatgaatgatacgggaaaaggccgaaatgatactgtgtcaaagcccagggcaatgatactgataaaatatagattttaaccatgtccagtatcagcccccgtagctgtccactcagagcgtgctgctctggtatcgtgcctgtgaaacaaccaatcagagaacagcgcacgagcgtgaacacacactataaatattcctagtgcttctccagtcaccaaaaaacccaaacttgattaatggaactttaattgtcagacattgataaaatattattgttgaaatatttttgcaataattgtgtttacactgtttagatataatacatgtaatcaactgaaaattttctggaaaaaaattggtattTTGATTGAATAGTACGTGagaataagctcatgattaaatagtatgtgataataagatcatcacatggtttgtctggtatcaggcccagtatcatgcccccgtgTGCCAGTATCAGATACTGATAACCGATAATTATGCAATAAATAGGCCAGAGAAACATCCCCATATCATCACAGGTGGTTTTCTATGAGTCAACTACACCGACTAATGACCTGTTGGAATAAatcatttggaataaaaacgCTGATTTGACCAGGTTAGTCGCTAACAGTGTGCCTGTCTGCGTACCTGTCTCTGTGCATGCTTGCAGGTGAACAGTAGTTGTCTAGAGGAAGTTAGTCACGAGCACGCCGTCACTGCCTTGAAGAACACTCCTGACGTGGTCTACTTGAAAGTGGCCAAACCCAACAGTGTCTTCATCAATGATACCTTCGGCCCTCCAGACCTCACCAACTGTGAGCTGCTTCCTTCTTTTATTCCCTTCTGTCTTTCTTTGGctttcctcctcctgctccctgCCATCACCACACAGTGACACCATCTTTTTCTGTTGCAGCGTTCTCACAGCATCTGGAGAACCATATCACTCCCCCTAACTTTCTGACTCAGCCCCTCCCTCTGCCGGCCTCATCTGGACGCTACTCGCCGACGCCCAAGAGCATGCTAGGAGATGACGACGTCTCACGGTATGAAATGTAATTACTCTAATATGTCTACTTCAATATGAGcaccaacatttttattttgttgaagttCTGAGTGCACACACTTAGTGCTCCTCCAtgatgtttgttgtgtttgtgtaagcGTCCACTAAGATGGTAGGGTCGggtgtttacattcattcattttctaccgcttatcctcacgagggtcgcgggggtgctggagcctggacgcggggtgcaccctggactggtggccagccaatcacagggcacatatagacaaacaaccattcacactcacattcatacctatggacaatttggagtcataaaACGTGTTTTCAAAACTTATTGTGATGGTCAAGCAAGTAGACCAATGGAGGTGTTTGATTTGGTCCTCCAGGGAGCCCAGGAAGGTGGTGCTGCATCGTGGCGCCACAGGTCTAGGCTTCAACATTGTTGGTGGCGAGGACGGCGAGGGCATCTTCATCTCCTTCATCCTGGCTGGCGGACCCGCAGACCTTTGTGGAGAGCTGAGGAAAGGAGACCGCCTGGTTTCCGTACGTCACTCAAGACATGTCCTTTCCCGTGTGGAGCGTGACAAACCCTGACGGCGTCGTGTTTGCATGTGCTCGCTTGCAGGTCAATGGCGTGGACCTCCGCAGCGCCACGCACGAGCAGGCCGCCGCCGCCCTGAAGAATGCTGGCCAGACAGTAGTCATCATGGCCCACTACAGGCCTGAGGGTGAGTGGGGTGagaggtcacatgactgtcaCGGCGGAGCCACGTCGCTGACCCGAAGGTGTGCTTGTCTTCAGAGTACAGTCGCTTTGAGGCCAAGATCCACGACCTGAGGGAGCAGATGATGAACAGCAGCATCAGTTCTGGTTCAGGGTCCCTGCGGACCAGCCAGAAGAGGTCCCTGTACGTCAGGTGAGACCTCAACGCATCAGAACGTGACCTCCTCTGCATCGGCACATTGACACTGACAGCGCGTGCACTCTGACCTCTCTGCAGAGCCCTCTTCGACTACGACAAGACGCGGGACTCGGGTCTTCCCAGTCAAGGTCTGGACTTCAAGTTCGGAGACATTCTTCACGTGGTCAATGCCTCCGACGACGAGTGGTGGCAGGCCCGGCAGATGACGGCTCATGGCGAGGCAGAGGATGTGGGCGTGATCCCCAGCAAGAGAAGGTGGGTTTAGAGGTCAGATGGCCGTCAGGGCCTTGTGGCCgcttttgacctttgacctttgacctgacaGAGTGGAGAAGAAGGAGCGAGCGCGGTTGAAGACAGTCAAGTTCAACCCAAAGTCCCGTGAGCGAGGGGTGAGTGCGCATGTGATGTGACGCTGATGATGTAACCGCATGTCGCTGACCTGTCAGCATCTCGGCTCCGCCTCCCAGCGCCGACATGACGCCAAAAGCTACACTAGCCCCTGACCGACACCTGCATGATCCTACCCTCGACTGTCTGCCCCCCTCTTCATCACTCACCTGGagcatgatgtcatcatgtcaaAAGCCCCCCCCCGAGCCCACTGACGCAAACATTTACAACTGTTGCTATGGCGACTCTCCgcttatgtctgtgtgtgtgtgtgtgtgtgagaaagagagagagtgtgtgttcGCGCTCTTGCCCTACTTCACCTACGTCCCCTTTTctgcacacccccccccccccaactgacTGACGAGTGTTTGACTTTGACGTGACCTTGACGTGCTCTTCCTCCACTTCCCGTAGTCGCTCAGTGACAAGCGTAAAAAGAGCGTCTTTCCCAGGACGTTCCTCTTCTACAAGAGTCGGGAGGCGAGCGAGCAGGAGAGCAGCGATGTGGAGCGTGAGTATGGCGCCACCGGGGGGCGCCGTATTTGGCCGGCTGACGGGTCAGcgacaggaagagagttcagCCGGTGACCTGGTTGTCACGGCAACGGGGCCAGCCCACAAATCTTTTGCAATTGGACAACCTGAaagcccccaccacccccacacTTCCCAAAATGGCCGGTGTGCGTTGCGTCTGCTCTCTCGCTCTGTCGCTGAGACGcagtaacctttttttttcttctttgtgctTCTTCTTCCTTTGTCGCCTTCAGGACCTCACTGACGAGCTCCTCGCCAAAGGACACAGTAAgtcgcccccccccaacccgagCCCCGCCCACCTCTCTCCACCAGGAACTTATTTTATGAGTTAGTCACATGACTTATTATGTCGTGTCTCAAATAGAATACTTGCATCAGTACACGTGAACAGGTATactgtgtacttctgtgtactACTGTGTATTTCATTTGAGACACACGCATAGTTTCTGGTGGACCCCCCCCTCACGAccaccccccacctcctccaggCGTCGTCATCGTGGTGTTGTCCCCATTGCTGTCTCCAGGACGTCCTTCAGGCTCCACCTCCTTCTGCCATATTTTGTCCCCCTCCTCCGCCCCACCACGCCCCTTCCCACTTTGACgtgcaaagcatgatgggagacTTCACAtgtcttcttcttgtctttcaGAACACGTCACCTCAAACGCCAGTGATAGTGAAAGTAGCTACCGTAAGTGTTGGCGCTGCCAACATGGCTTCTGGCATCTATTGGTTGTGCTGACGTGTGCGTATGTGTGCCTGATTGACAGGTGGGCAGGAGGAGTGCGTCTTGTCGTATGAAGCAGTCACTCAACAGGAAGGTAACGCCCCCAAACCCCTTAGCTTGTTTATGTGCCGCCACATTTCTCACCGCGTCTTCATTGTCGTGTAGTCAGCTATGCACGGCCCGTCATCGTCCTGGGGCCCATGAAGGACCGCGTGAACGATGACCTCATTTCAGAGTTTCCTGACAAGTTCGGCTCGTGTGTTCCACGTGAGTCAAAGCAACATTCTGCGCTTATTTGTGCGTCAGCGTCTGAACGGCGCTTGTGTCTTTGGCCATCAGACACGACGCGGCCCAAGCGGGACTACGAGGTGGACGGTCGGGATTATCACTTTGTGGTGTCCCGTGAGCAAATGGAGAAGGACATCCAGGAGCACAAGTTCATCGAGGCGGGGCAGTACAACAACCACCTGTATGGAACCAGCGTCCAGTCTGTCCGAGAGGTGGCCCAGAAGGTAGATGTCTTCTGCTGTAATGTCGCCCTCTCCTGGCCAGACGGTGTGCTAACGCACGGTTTTGCCTTCCAGGGTAAACATTGCATCCTGGATGTGTCTGGCAACGCTATCAAGCGACTCCAGCTTGCTGCTCTTCATCCCATCGCCGTCTTCATCAAGCCCAAGTCGGTGGAGAACATTATGTAAGTGATGTTCACATTCATAGCTGtagtagacacacacacaccgatcaGATGTTTAAGTGTGATCCTTCTGCAGGGAGATGAACAAGCGACTGACAGACGATCAGAGCAGGAAGACGTTTGAGCGTGCAGCCAAGCTGGAGCACGAGTTCACCGAGCACTTCACAGGTAgaggcttttattttttttaacctgtccTAAAATGtcataacgtgtgtgtgtgtgtgtgtgtgtgtagccatTGTCCAGGGCGACACGCTGGAGGAGATCTATGAGCAGACCAAGCAGATTATCGAGGACCAATCGGGTCCTTTCATCTGGGTCCAGTCCAAGGAGAAATTGTGAGCGCcgtccacttttattttgaaaagtccACCTGCCCTTCAACACTTCCCCACATGGGACACTTGGGAAAACCCGGAAGACCTAAAAAGACTCCTCTTTTGTGTGTGGCCATCACAAAAAGCAAATGTTTGCACGTCAGAGCTTTAAGAGcgtgtcacccccccccccccaattcacACCTGTTCTTTTCAAAGCAGTCCTCTGCAGTCACTAGAGGGCGCTGTCCGCTTTTACTGCTCACATTAACCCTTTAATGAGGACAAAAGGAAGGAGgagtggtggaattgaacaattTACTATAACGTTTACTAATGAGCTCTTCAATGACTGTGGCTTTATTGTTGCAGTGACCTACAGGTGGATTCTCAGTGCAGGACAAGGAGATTCTGAACGTGCTAAACTGCCtattttgttattaaaaaaaaaaagtctatattGAAGTCAGCATTATCACTAATCTTTtctttgatcacttcctgtcttttttaaCCTAATAAAATCTGTTGAATCTGCTTCCATGGAGACAACAAACATTTACTGGTAGCTTTTATTGTGTACAGACAGGCGTCACCTTCGATGCCCCAGCACAGTGGAGTGTTTTCAGTAGCTcgtcaacaggaagtggagaaataaattataaatcagAAATAACCCCATAAAAACAGCTCCACTTCAAACCTTAAACGTTAGAAAACATtttgttgcacacacacacacacacacacacacacacacacaaaaccctGCAGTATTTACATACTAAGCACACCCCCTACCCGGCTAATCAGCAGCTGCTGTTCTTGAACTCTCCGTTCTCAGTGATGGACAGCTTGGTGGGGTTGTTGCGGAGGTTGGCCGAACCATAACGCTCCTTCACTTGCGTCAGTGCCGCCATCAAACGTGAGTTTGTTGCATCCAGAGAGCGGATCCGCTTCTCCTGATTGGACATAAAGAGGGAATGCCAGGAACATATCTTTATCTGCTGCAATGTGGTTGGACTTGACAGCAAGTAACTTCAAAGTTCAAACCAAACCATAAAGCCAACAAAAGCAAAGCCGAACATCTGAGGTGGGCGGAGCCAAACACAAAAGCCCAGACCCCCACACCTGCAACCTGTTCAACCAATATGACGCTCGCCACTAGGgcgctctgattggctgaacagGTTGCAGGCATGTTGTctcaggagggggggggtagTGTTTCAATTACTTGCctgcttttgtttattttgatccGTTACTGACCTGCAATCAGTCAAGAGACAAAGCAGCGCTACCTGAGACCGCCATTGTTATGGCAGGTCATGTGATGATGTAATGTACTGTGTGATGTACCTGAGCgtcaatgacttcctgtttagctTCAATCACCGTTTGCATCTCTGAGTGGTCACGTTTCAACTCCTCTTCCACCGCCATGAGCCTGGAAGCACACAATGTTGTGAACTggcggggttggggggggtggatgggatgggatgggatgggatgggatgggatgccGACCTGCAAAGGATGTTCTTCATCTGCGCATCCTTCTCTTCTTGCTGACGCTTGAGTCGTTCCTCACTGTCGTCGAGTCGTGACTTATAGTCAAGGAGCAGCGTCTTCATGGAGAGTTCCTGGGCGACCAGACGGCGCTCGTACTCCTCCAGGCGTCGCCCTGACGCCCGCAGCCGCTCCTTGAGTCGCCAGATCTCCATCTCATACTACCAAGGGAGTTGCATTCAATGACTCGGATCACTTTTGGGAGGTTTGTTCGCTTCTCGTTTACCTTTTCGAAATTCTTGCCCTCCTCACGGCTCCGCCCCCCTCCTTCCTCGTCGCCAAGGTGGTCCTCCTGGTACTGACCGTTACTGAGAACCCAAGCTGCTGTCCTCTCCACAGGAGACATGGCCGCCGACTCCGCCTCCACCGGAGATGCCACCTGTCACATTCCAACAAGTTTCCTAAAGGTTGGACAACTTAACATCAATCAGTCATTACCTGCTGCTGGGTACTGCCCCTTGGAGGCGGAGCCATAGTGTCAGCGCAGCAGACGGACACCGGGTCGGTGATGGGCGTCAGCTCCATGGtggcgctgctgctgctgcaacgTGAGGCACACTGTGTCCTGGACCCGCCCCCTCCCCGGCTCTGCTGCTCTACCTTCACGATGTGGGCGGTGCTCGTCGTCGCCGTGCCCTGCCGAGGTACGGCGATGGCTGTGGCGGCGCCCGGCGGGAGCTCGGGGGGGCTGTGACAGCATGGTGTGGAGCTACGAGCGCTACGCCTGCTGCCCGACTCGTCTAGGCTGCTGTCTGACGCCACATGACCTTTCACCCTTAACCGTTCGCCATCCGAGCTGGCGCTGCTCAAGTTCTCTGAGCTGGACGCGGATTGGGCGGGGTTACTCAGGTGGTAGACGGGGTTCTGAAATGAGAGCGGCTGCAGGCTGCGTTGATGCTTGACTGGGGGCTGCAGCGGACGCCGGGCCTGCGGAGCGCTCTGCGGCTGAGTGTCTCTGATTGGAGCTTTGCTGAGGGGCACCACCAACTCAGACGGGATTGCGGGGGCTACAGAGACCTGAGAGCCTGCCCTGTTGACAAGGGGCGGGGCATCAGGGATCCTCTGAGAGTCCTGCAGGTCCCCCATAGAGACGCTGCGGTTGCCCACAAGTGTCTCATCTCGCTCATCCTTGCCAGAGAAACTGGTAGCGCCCCAAAGATGGTGCTGGGCAGTCGTGGCATTGCACCCTACAACCACGGCCTCCGTCAGATCGCCGCCAGGACACGTCCTGCTGCACATGTCAGCGTGGTTAGCGTCGGTGTTGTGTTGCgtaaaaacaacatggctgaaCTAGTCAGCTGACTTCTTACCAGTCAGACGGATCCTCAAAGATTCGTTGTAGGCCTGACGACAGGCTGCCGCTTATGTTGTGGGCGGAGCTATGGTGGTCCTGGAAAGGGCGCAGCTGCTGCTGGATGGGCGTGGGGACTGACAGGCTGCGGGAAATATCTCCCAGAATTCTCGGCAACGGACCCAGCTTGGCAACGGTGGCCTGCAGGAAGGAATTTTCACGCTGGGGTGTCGTAGTTAGCGTGCGCGTGTGAGAGGACAGCATCAGGATGCAGTGGTGTGGGAGGCAGAGCGGCGAGACCAACATGGTGGCCAGACAGGAAGTgcagggaggaggaggtggaggaggagggaggagacaCAATGAAGGAAACTTAATGGAAGCAAACTGAAAGGTGGTAGATCAGACATGCTTCTCAAACATGCTGAGTCAGGTCACAtgatggggttgggggggtgggggggtggggtcatGCTTTGATGAGgttaaatgaatgaagaaatgatGCTTCGTAATCTACAACCACCTTATCCAGCTGAGAGACCACGTCCCACAGAAGAGCATGAAGGAGGGACAGCTCCCTGCCGAGGTCCACGTAA
Proteins encoded in this region:
- the dlg1b gene encoding discs large homolog 1-like protein isoform X2; this encodes MPVRKKDAQRALSLLEEYRAKLNHAEDRQLRVSIQRVIDIFQSNLFQALIDIQEFYEVTLLDSQRWAESSKPVDVVVPPVNLWDFSSLQSTTVTSDTLPSLSTSIEDSALLNEILHTLAKRSPKHDTRKYRHHDEESSPQEDQSSPQLTEEAGGPELVQVAEKNLSQIENVHGYVTHAHISPMKVASLECVFDGSSLGHNHMELPSPTFSSLYPHREDSPLPSCSSNPYPPIQANPPPVMVNADSLDTPPYVNGTEADYEYEEITLERGNSGLGFSIAGGIDNPHIGEDPSIFITKVIPGGAAAQDGRLRVNDVILRVNEVDVRDVTHSRAVEALKEAGSLVRLYVRRRKPVSEKVMEIKLVKGPKGLGFSIAGGVGNQHIPGDNSIYVTKIIESGAAHKDGRLQIGDKLLAVNSSCLEEVSHEHAVTALKNTPDVVYLKVAKPNSVFINDTFGPPDLTNSFSQHLENHITPPNFLTQPLPLPASSGRYSPTPKSMLGDDDVSREPRKVVLHRGATGLGFNIVGGEDGEGIFISFILAGGPADLCGELRKGDRLVSVNGVDLRSATHEQAAAALKNAGQTVVIMAHYRPEEYSRFEAKIHDLREQMMNSSISSGSGSLRTSQKRSLYVRALFDYDKTRDSGLPSQGLDFKFGDILHVVNASDDEWWQARQMTAHGEAEDVGVIPSKRRVEKKERARLKTVKFNPKSRERGSLSDKRKKSVFPRTFLFYKSREASEQESSDVEQHVTSNASDSESSYRGQEECVLSYEAVTQQEVSYARPVIVLGPMKDRVNDDLISEFPDKFGSCVPRESKQHSALICASASERRLCLWPSDTTRPKRDYEVDGRDYHFVVSREQMEKDIQEHKFIEAGQYNNHLYGTSVQSVREVAQKGKHCILDVSGNAIKRLQLAALHPIAVFIKPKSVENIMEMNKRLTDDQSRKTFERAAKLEHEFTEHFTAIVQGDTLEEIYEQTKQIIEDQSGPFIWVQSKEKL
- the dlg1b gene encoding discs large homolog 1-like protein isoform X9 codes for the protein MPVRKKDAQRALSLLEEYRAKLNHAEDRQLRVSIQRVIDIFQSNLFQALIDIQEFYEVTLLDSQRWAESSKPVDVVVPPVNLWDFSSLQSTTVTSDTLPSLSTSIEDSALLNEILHTLAKRSPKHDTRKYRHHDEESSPQEDQSSPQLTEEAGGPELVQVAEKNLSQIENVHGYVTHAHISPMKANPPPVMVNADSLDTPPYVNGTEADYEYEEITLERGNSGLGFSIAGGIDNPHIGEDPSIFITKVIPGGAAAQDGRLRVNDVILRVNEVDVRDVTHSRAVEALKEAGSLVRLYVRRRKPVSEKVMEIKLVKGPKGLGFSIAGGVGNQHIPGDNSIYVTKIIESGAAHKDGRLQIGDKLLAVNSSCLEEVSHEHAVTALKNTPDVVYLKVAKPNSVFINDTFGPPDLTNSFSQHLENHITPPNFLTQPLPLPASSGRYSPTPKSMLGDDDVSRYEMEPRKVVLHRGATGLGFNIVGGEDGEGIFISFILAGGPADLCGELRKGDRLVSVNGVDLRSATHEQAAAALKNAGQTVVIMAHYRPEEYSRFEAKIHDLREQMMNSSISSGSGSLRTSQKRSLYVRALFDYDKTRDSGLPSQGLDFKFGDILHVVNASDDEWWQARQMTAHGEAEDVGVIPSKRRVEKKERARLKTVKFNPKSRERGSLSDKRKKSVFPRTFLFYKSREASEQESSDVEQHVTSNASDSESSYRGQEECVLSYEAVTQQEVSYARPVIVLGPMKDRVNDDLISEFPDKFGSCVPRESKQHSALICASASERRLCLWPSDTTRPKRDYEVDGRDYHFVVSREQMEKDIQEHKFIEAGQYNNHLYGTSVQSVREVAQKGKHCILDVSGNAIKRLQLAALHPIAVFIKPKSVENIMEMNKRLTDDQSRKTFERAAKLEHEFTEHFTAIVQGDTLEEIYEQTKQIIEDQSGPFIWVQSKEKL